GCGGGTTGATACGGCAATACGATCCCGCCCAGGCCTTCGGTACGCTGCTGACGCGCCTGACCGGTGGGTGATCATGTCTGCGGACATCCTTCAACGCGAGTGGGACTGCATCATCGTCGGCACCGGCATGGGGGGCGCCACCCTCGGCCATGCGCTGGCGCGTGCGGGTTGGCGCGTGCTGTTCTGCGAACAGGGTCGGGACACGACACGAGGCGGGCGCTCTGGCGACTATGCGGAGACTTACTTCGATCGCCCCGACTATCCGCAGGACAAGCACGGCGAGATACTGCAACAGGCCGGCCGCTGGGCCGAGTCGCTGGTCATCGAGCAGAACGGCCGCAGCCACCGCCACATGCCGTTCATCGGCTGTGGCACCGGGGGCTCCAGTGCCCTGTACGGCATGGCGCTGGAGCGATTCTTCCCCGAAGATTTCGAGCCCGCACGGCACCATCCAGGGCACAACAGCACACTCCCGGAGCGCTGGCCCATCAGTTATCGGGAGCTGCTCCCCTTCTATGCCGAGGCCGAAGCGCTATTCGACGTGCGGGGCAGCGTCGACCCGCTGAAGGCGAACCATGGCGCCAGCTCGTTCGGCACGCCGCCAGCGCTGACCCCGCTGAACCAGGAGTTGTTCGAGCACTTTCAACACAAGGGCCTGCACCCTTACCAGATCCCGCTTGCCTGCCGCCTTGTCGAGGGTTGCGCGTGCTGCCAGGGCTATCTGTGTTCAAAGGGTTGCAAGATTGACGCGGCAACAGCCTGCCTGACCCCGGCGCTGCGCGACTTTGGCGCAGCCCTGCTCGACCGTTGCACGGTCACCCGCCTTCATGCCGACACCCAACGGGTGAGTGGCGTGGAGTGCCTGCGCGACGGCGAGCGCTTTACCCTGCGGGCACCGCTCGTGATACTGGCGGCCGGTGCATTGAACACCCCTCGCATCCTGCTGCAGTCGACGAGCGAGCAATGGCCGTCCGGCGTCGCCAACCACTCGGGCCTGGTCGGCCGCAACCTGATGCATCACTACACCGACCTGTACGTGCTCACGCCGCGAGGGCGTGGCGACAACCGGATGAAGCAGATCGCCTTCAACGACCTGTACCTGTCACCCGCCGGCAAACTCGGCACGGTGCAATCGTTCGGCCGGCTACCGCCGCCTGGCATCCTGGCCGAATCGCTCAAGGCCGACATTGCCAAGAGCCGTTTCTCGGCCCTGCAACCCGTGTACGGCCTGGTCAAGCCGGGCCTCCGGCGGGCATTGGGCGGCATGGTCGAGCATAGCGTCGTGCTGGCCACGATCGTGGAAGACCTGCCCTATGCCGACAACCAGGTACGGGTTGTCGACGGGAAAATCCACATCCGTTATCGGACCCGGCCCGAGGAGCTCGGCAGAATTCAGCTGATGCGGAGCAAGATGGCCGAGCTGCTCGCCCCTTACGCCTACAAGCTGATCAAGCAGGCCGAAAACCCCGAGTTGATCGCCCATGCCTGCGGCACCTGCCGTGCCGGCGATAAGCCCGGCGACAGCGTGGTCGACCGCAACAATCGTTGCCACGACCTGCCCAATCTCTATATCGTCGACAGCGCGTTTTTCCCGTCGAGCGGCGGCACCAACCCATCCCTGACCATCGCAGCCAACGCCCTGCGGGTTGCCCGCCACCTCATCGACAACGCCCGACAGCCCTAAGGGGAGACCCACATCATGTCCAGCGAAGCTGCCACCCGCCCGACCTATCAATGCAAGATTTGCGGCTACCAGACGCAATCACCCGCTGCCAGCGAGTGCGGGCAGGCACGTGGCAATACCGAGCGTTTCAGGCAGCAGCAATTCAATCTGTGGCAATGCCCGAAGTGCCAGAGCATCCACAATGTGGACCCGGTCGATTTTCAGGACATCTACACCAACTATCCGCTCAATATGCGGCGCCTGGACGTGTTTGCCAAAGGTACGCTGGCCAATCTGCTGAAGCGGCTGCAGTTCGCCGGCCTGCGCAAGGATGCGCGGATTCTCGACATGGGCTGCGGCAACGGCCTGATGCTCGAATACCTGCGTGAACAGGGGTATGGCGATGTTCACGGCTACGACCCCTACGTGCAGGGCTACGCAACCCCGCCCACCGGCCAGCAGTTCGACTGCGTGATCGCCAATGACGTCATCGAGCATGTGCCCGACCCGCGGCAATTTGCCAAGGACTGTGCCGGCCTGGTCAAGCCTGGCGGCCTGCTGTACATCGGTACTGCAGACGTCGAGGGCGTCGACATGAGCAATCTCTCCAGTGAGCTGATGCGCTTGCACCAGCCCTTCCACCGGGTGCTGTTCAACCAGCAGAGCCTCGAAAAGATCGGCCGCGACACAGGCCTGGCCCTGCTCAAAAGCTACCGCCGATCCTACATGGACACGCTGAAGCCATTCTCGAACTATCGCTTTCTCGACGAATTCAGCAAGGCCTTGGGCCATGTGGTGGACCGATCGCTGGCGCCAGATGCGGGCAAGGTCATCCTCAAAAAGCCCAGCCTGCTGTTCTATGCCTTTTTTGGCTATTTCCTGCCCTGCGCCTATGAACCGGCGATCGTGTTGAAGAAAGCCCCAGGGCAAGGCCTCTGAAGCCCTTATGCCTGGCGGGCTGTGGCGCGATGGCAAGCCGTGTCCGCGTGTAATCGGCAGCCTTCTTCGCATATATCCCCGGCGTCAGATAATTTGACACGCCGTCAGGCTGAGCAGGCTGGTGTGCCCCCCAATCCACCTGGGCTTCGCAAGCCGATTCGGGGTTTTGCCGGGAAGATGAGGGAAAACGCCAATCAAGCCTCCTGAGCAGATGTCGGCATTCTTTACACCCAGCCCACCCGGCCTACCGAACACCCGCCAAAACAACACGCAATATCATGATTTTAATAGATGTTATACAAGTTGGCACGGCCCATGCTTATGCTTAGGGCGTACAAAGAGTTTTTCAATATCGTTAACCCGAGGAGCAAACATGAAGCTCAACAAGCTATTTGCGCTGGCGCCCATCGCCGCAGCAATGGTTGCAGGGCAGGCCCATGCAGGTGCTTATGCCCTGTCGTACAACCACATCAAAGACCTGGTCATCACCTCGTCGCCAGCATTCGCTGCTGCTGATATCCAGTCCAAGAGCACGACCCGTGCGGACTTGAACGCAGCAACCGTAAACCACACCGACAGCGGCTTCAATGCGACCGCTGACGCACTGGCTTCGCAAATCAACGTTGCCAAGGCAGAAAACGACCTGACTCCGCAAGGCAAGACTGGCGTTAACTACGCTCGTGGCGACGCACAGATCGTTTCGATTCAAACCCCGTTCCCGGGCAGCTCGACTCGTGCCTGGAACGTGGCCGAAGCCAACCTGGTAAGCACCGGCACTGCGCTGGGCCAGGCTGAAAACCAATCGCTGTCGTCGCTGCAAACCAGCTTCGTTGCGACTAACAACACGACCGTCAGCTTCGACTTCTTCGCTGATCCGTACCTGCGCGCCATCGTTGATCCGGGCTCGATGCCCCCGACACTGGCTACAGCACGTCTGGCTGTTCAGATCTCCATCGTTGACGACGCAGGCAACACCGTCTTCTCGTGGACGCCCGATGGTCAGCTGGGTACTGGCATCACCGGTGGTACAGAATCGGCCGATGACACCAGCCTGAACCGCAGCGTTTCGCGTAGCCACATTGCTACCGGCACGGCTGACTACGATCCGACTGGCGATGCTTCTGTCGGCGTGGACGTTGGTACTGGCAGCATGAAGCACTTCGCAGCCATCACCAATGCGCTGGCTAACGGCACTTACACCCTGTTCCTGTCCATGGACGAACGTGCTGACTTGCGTCTGACCGTTCCGGAACCTGGTTCGGCACTGTTGCTGGGTCTGGGTCTGGCTGGTCTGGGCCTGATTCGCCGCAAGTATGTAGGCTAATACTGGCTTGCCAGTATTGATGACGGGCAAGTGCTGATGCACTTGCCCGTTGTCTTTTTTTGTCTGCCTATCGCATGCCAGCCCGATACCAGGCCCGACGATAGACATCCCCGTGCACCTCACCGGTACGGGCCTTCGCACACAGCGTGCCAGCGCATGCCGCCTCCTGGCCCAGGCAATGCATTCGGTGTCGCAGCGGGCGGTGTTGCACCGGGATCGCCAGGCAGATTTCAAAGAAATGGCGCCAACCGAGAGGCTGGCGCCATTTTTCCGGGGAGTTGATCGGGCTAGCGCTGCAGGCTGAGCATCAGCGTCTCTGCCTCCGCCCGTTGCGGGAATGTGCCCTTGGCATCGAGTACCGGTTTCAGCACGCTCTTGGCCTTGGCCTTATCTCCCGACTTGGCCAGGACCGCCGCATAGTGATAACGCGTCTCCGGGTTATTCGGCAATTTGTCGGCTGCCGCGGTGAACACGTCCAATGCCTTGCCGACCTTGCCTTGCTCGAAATACAGCCAGCCCAGGGTGTCGGCAATGGTGCCATCTTTTGGCAGCGCCGCATAAGCCTGCTGCGCAAGCATAAGTGCGCGTGCAGGGTCCTGCTTGCGCACGAGCCAGGCGATATTGTTCTTGAGCAGCGGGTCGCCTGCAGATACCTTCAAGCCACGCTCATAGGCCGCCAATGCCTCCTTCTCGGCACCCTTGGACTGATACAGGGCGCCCAGGTAGGCGGAAGCCGCGACATCGGCCGTGTGGGCGCTGCTCCACGGCGCAAGCACGTTGATCGCCTTGTCCACGCTATTGGTGTTCTCGTACAGGCTGGCGAGTGTCATGACGGCCTGGGCCGAATTGGGGTTGCTCTTGCTCGTCTGTTCCATGATCACAATCGCGTCTGCCGGCTTGTTCTGCTGAGCCAGCGTATTGGCCTCGAGCACCGCGTAGCTGACCGTCTTCGAGTCTACCTTGCGCACGGCGCGCACGAGGCGCAAGGCATCGTCGAACTTGCGCTGTTGGCGATACACACTCGCCAGGGAGAACTTGTAGTGTAGATTGCCGGGGTCGGCCTTCAGCGCTTCTTCCAGCAGCGGGAGACTCTTGTCGAAGTCGCCCTTGTCCGCATAGGCAGTCGCCAGCATGGCCTTCGCACTGGCATCCTTCGGGCGCCCCTTGACCAAGCGCTCGAGCGTCGTGGCGGCGGCATTGACGTCACCAGCCATGGTGTAGGCCGTGCCACGGATCTTGAGCAGATCGGGATCATCGGGAAAGGCCTGGCTCGCCAGCCGGGTCGCCTCAAGCGCTTTCAGAGGCTGATTCTCACGCAGGTAGTTGCTTGCCAGCAGCACACTCGGGCCGGGACGTTCCGGATATTTGGTGACGATTTCCGCCAACAGCTGCCTGGCCTCCTGATGGCGCCCGGCACGGTCTTCGATGGCGACCCAGGTCAGCATCAGCCGCATGCTGTCCTTGCTCGCGCCGACGGCCTTTCGCAACACTTCGCGTGCCTTGTCCAACTGGCCTTCGCTTTCATAAATGCGCGCGAGATACATCGATGCAAACGAGTCGCCGGGCTGCATGGTGTAGCTCTTCTCGAACTGCGCCTTGGCGTCAGCCACTTTCCCTTCTAGCAACAAGGTCAAGCCGCGGAAAGCGTAAGGCAGCGCGCTTTTCGGCTCGGCTGCCTGCATCTTCTCCACTACCTTGAGCGCCCCGGCATGATCGCCCTTGGACAGCAGCATCCAGATGACCTGCACCTGCTCCGTGGGTGCCTTCACCATGTCCTTGATCTCGTCGATCTGGCGTGCGGC
This genomic interval from Chitinivorax sp. PXF-14 contains the following:
- a CDS encoding FAD-dependent oxidoreductase; translation: MSADILQREWDCIIVGTGMGGATLGHALARAGWRVLFCEQGRDTTRGGRSGDYAETYFDRPDYPQDKHGEILQQAGRWAESLVIEQNGRSHRHMPFIGCGTGGSSALYGMALERFFPEDFEPARHHPGHNSTLPERWPISYRELLPFYAEAEALFDVRGSVDPLKANHGASSFGTPPALTPLNQELFEHFQHKGLHPYQIPLACRLVEGCACCQGYLCSKGCKIDAATACLTPALRDFGAALLDRCTVTRLHADTQRVSGVECLRDGERFTLRAPLVILAAGALNTPRILLQSTSEQWPSGVANHSGLVGRNLMHHYTDLYVLTPRGRGDNRMKQIAFNDLYLSPAGKLGTVQSFGRLPPPGILAESLKADIAKSRFSALQPVYGLVKPGLRRALGGMVEHSVVLATIVEDLPYADNQVRVVDGKIHIRYRTRPEELGRIQLMRSKMAELLAPYAYKLIKQAENPELIAHACGTCRAGDKPGDSVVDRNNRCHDLPNLYIVDSAFFPSSGGTNPSLTIAANALRVARHLIDNARQP
- a CDS encoding class I SAM-dependent methyltransferase yields the protein MSSEAATRPTYQCKICGYQTQSPAASECGQARGNTERFRQQQFNLWQCPKCQSIHNVDPVDFQDIYTNYPLNMRRLDVFAKGTLANLLKRLQFAGLRKDARILDMGCGNGLMLEYLREQGYGDVHGYDPYVQGYATPPTGQQFDCVIANDVIEHVPDPRQFAKDCAGLVKPGGLLYIGTADVEGVDMSNLSSELMRLHQPFHRVLFNQQSLEKIGRDTGLALLKSYRRSYMDTLKPFSNYRFLDEFSKALGHVVDRSLAPDAGKVILKKPSLLFYAFFGYFLPCAYEPAIVLKKAPGQGL
- the prsT gene encoding XrtA/PEP-CTERM system TPR-repeat protein PrsT; this encodes MSFNVSHPFALRPIARLVLVLTLTGGVVACGKSGGSAQDHLAEARKLSQQGKVSAAAIEAKNALQADPKLAEARQLLGELQLFIGNGPEAEKELRRAVELGISLETVKPQLGRALLQQYSYDKLLKEVDVSPASSRSNRARILALRAEATQGKGQWDEGCKLYEQALAEDPEFAESYLGQAACVMLKDGAGAARKLLEKAQQLDPKNQSVWITAGNFERMEKQYDAAEKAYAKALALYPGNVNAYLERAAMRLETGHTKEAAGDIDAALKLLPGHPIGSFLKGKMKYQEKRYGEAQALFDATLKVLPNYDQAILWLGFSHFAQGHYEQATSQFGQYLTQHPDATNIAALRALALARLGDKDASEKSVAALKGLKVDDPQVLGVIAQTQTLLNQGDEAAKTLERAVSLGANATHTRLSLARMLEAQGRHSEAARQIDEIKDMVKAPTEQVQVIWMLLSKGDHAGALKVVEKMQAAEPKSALPYAFRGLTLLLEGKVADAKAQFEKSYTMQPGDSFASMYLARIYESEGQLDKAREVLRKAVGASKDSMRLMLTWVAIEDRAGRHQEARQLLAEIVTKYPERPGPSVLLASNYLRENQPLKALEATRLASQAFPDDPDLLKIRGTAYTMAGDVNAAATTLERLVKGRPKDASAKAMLATAYADKGDFDKSLPLLEEALKADPGNLHYKFSLASVYRQQRKFDDALRLVRAVRKVDSKTVSYAVLEANTLAQQNKPADAIVIMEQTSKSNPNSAQAVMTLASLYENTNSVDKAINVLAPWSSAHTADVAASAYLGALYQSKGAEKEALAAYERGLKVSAGDPLLKNNIAWLVRKQDPARALMLAQQAYAALPKDGTIADTLGWLYFEQGKVGKALDVFTAAADKLPNNPETRYHYAAVLAKSGDKAKAKSVLKPVLDAKGTFPQRAEAETLMLSLQR
- a CDS encoding EDSAP-1 family PEP-CTERM protein; this encodes MKLNKLFALAPIAAAMVAGQAHAGAYALSYNHIKDLVITSSPAFAAADIQSKSTTRADLNAATVNHTDSGFNATADALASQINVAKAENDLTPQGKTGVNYARGDAQIVSIQTPFPGSSTRAWNVAEANLVSTGTALGQAENQSLSSLQTSFVATNNTTVSFDFFADPYLRAIVDPGSMPPTLATARLAVQISIVDDAGNTVFSWTPDGQLGTGITGGTESADDTSLNRSVSRSHIATGTADYDPTGDASVGVDVGTGSMKHFAAITNALANGTYTLFLSMDERADLRLTVPEPGSALLLGLGLAGLGLIRRKYVG